The proteins below are encoded in one region of Dioscorea cayenensis subsp. rotundata cultivar TDr96_F1 chromosome 18, TDr96_F1_v2_PseudoChromosome.rev07_lg8_w22 25.fasta, whole genome shotgun sequence:
- the LOC120281596 gene encoding probable phytol kinase 2, chloroplastic → MASQPLLFSRSFLLLPLRFARRTTLARFPTTPTGFLAPTRVLLGVGVRPVRRLRAVMLFAEDPLVHDVCASALTAGVALALLRFWEEMAKRQVFEQKLNRKLVHISIGLAFMLFWPLFSSGSLAPFLAALAPGINIFRMLFLGLGIWKNEAMVKSVSRHGDYRELLKGPLYYACTITLATSIFWRTSPIAIAAICNLCAGDGIADIVGRRFGSQKLPYNKNKSFAGSIAMVVAGFISSVAYMHYYSMFGFMDVNWSLIIGFLVVSLTASLIESLPISSELDDNLTVPLTSLLVGSLVL, encoded by the exons ATGGCTTCCCAGCCTCTGCTCTTCTCTCGCTCCTTTCTCCTTCTTCCGCTTCGCTTTGCCCGGAGAACCACTCTCGCCAGGTTCCCAACCACTCCCACCGGCTTCCTTGCCCCCACCCGTGTTCTTTTGGGTGTTGGGGTTCGTCCTGTGAGGCGACTGCGAGCCGTGATGTTGTTTGCCGAGGACCCATTGGTGCATGATGTTTGCGCATCGGCGCTAACGGCGGGGGTCGCCCTGGCACTGCTCCGGTTCTGGGAGGAGATGGCCAAGCGCCAGGTTTTCGAGCAG AAACTGAACCGCAAGCTTGTGCATATCAGCATTGGGTTGGCTTTCATGCTTTTTTGGCCTTTGTTCAG TTCTGGAAGCCTGGCACCCTTTCTTGCTGCCCTCGCTCCTGGGATAAATATTTTCCGGATGCTGTTTTTGGGacttggaatatggaagaatgAAGCTATGGTCAAGTCAGTGAGCAGGCATGGCGATTACAG GGAACTTCTAAAGGGTCCACTATATTATGCTTGCACCATTACCCTGGCGACTTCGATCTTCTGGCGAACATCACCAATTGCAATTGCTGCAATCTGTAACTTGTGCGCTGGTGATG GTATTGCAGACATAGTAGGAAGACGATTCGGTAGTCAAAAGCTTCCATATAACAAGAACAAGTCCTTTGCCGGGAGCATTGCGATGGTTGTTGCGGGTTTCATATCATCTGTTGC GTATATGCACTACTACTCCATGTTCGGATTTATGGATGTGAACTGGAGTTTGATTATCGGCTTTCTTGTTGTATCTTTGACTGCATCACTCATAGAGTCACTGCCGATCAGTTCGGAGCTGGATGATAATCTTACAGTACCCTTGACTTCATTATTAGTCGGCAGCCTTGTATTATGA